In Gadus morhua chromosome 2, gadMor3.0, whole genome shotgun sequence, the DNA window CACAGCATACATGGTATCTGAACCACCCATTTGCTAGGGACGGCGAGAATAACAGGGTTGACAGAGGGAGGACATACGTTTTGATTGCTATAGATCTCCATTTAGATTGAATGCTAATTCAATTGATTTGTCATTCTTCTGCAATGATTTGTGCTTGTCATTATCTACAGGTATCACCAAGTCACCAGCAAGGACCATCTCTCCCCGACTCTGCAGTCAGACACAGCCTATACACACCACGTCCGACAGAATTTCAGTGCCTCTCTAGCAACTTTTCCAGCGCAAAATAGGCCGCAAAAAACAGCACTTTTTCCATTGCCACCCAGATGTATTGACGTCATCCACAAGGCAGAGCGAAGTCGTATCATACTCAGGATTATTCCATATCAACACGACAACCTAACCTCCACCCAGACTTCAAAAAGGCCTTCCCCGTCCTCCGGCCCGCTCGAGTCTAACCAAAGTTAACCAAAACGCTGCATTCCCCCACCGCTGTCCCCCCTCACCACCATGGCCTCCATCACCCAGTCCTCTGACATCGACATCCCCGACAACCACAAGGAGAGCTGGCAGGCCCTGCTCTCCGCCGCCGAGGCCTACTGCCAGAAGACCGGCTGCGACCTGTCCATCCTGACGGCCTGCAAGCGGTTCCTCCCGTcggcggcggtggaggcggaCCGGACCCGGAGCGGCGCCGGCGCCGGAACCCTCTCCAGGAAGTGCGACTTCTCCTACAACGTGTGGGGCCAGGGGGCGTTGGCCGTGGCGGCGCGGCGCTACATGGAGGACATCGCCGTGCTGCACTCCACCACCATGCTGACCGCCCAGCGCCACACGCGCCCGTCCGGCCTcggcggggtggggggagcTCCGCCcaggccgggggcggggccggtgcTCTCCGCAGAGAGGATCCCGGACGCCGGGTCCAGGGCGGTGAGTGACCGGCGGGAAACCCGGGATGGGGGTTTGGTTCCCGTCCAGGAAGGGCCGAAGCGATtcgggttgttgttgtttttaggaCGACGTTACCTTTACGTTCATGGCGTTTAGCAGGCATTACATTGAGTAcatctgtcagaagaaagagaaaccacattatatcgctgtcggtgcagtaaggatggtcatagaaccaagtgccaagcactaaccatctctaggttaacccattccccgtatacagcaaagatagctaggacaaGATGCTACCCAATGCTacgtactatttttaagtggaaggacgtacaacatacaataagtgtgtacattaagtgctaggacgtacaacatacagtagGCGTGTAAGAAGGGTGGGAAGTGGCTATGCAGGGTCTAGGTGAATTCTGGCCAGGTGAGTAACACAcggttttgttgtgtttgccTCTCTTGTTAACTCCAGATCCTGACGGGCGACAGTGGGACGGGCGCGGTCAGCCCCAGCACCAAGCTGTACTCCCAGAGCTACCCCTCCATCTACAGTTCCGGGCTGGCCGGGGCCGTGGGCCAGGCCGCCGGGCTCAACGCCAACGGCGAGCTGGAGAGGAGtgcgctggaggaggtggagcgggccCGACTGGGCTCGGGGATCGGGGACTTGGAGGagtgcgaggaggaggaggaggaagacgaggaggacctggaggagaggaggcgcaATCTGAACGAGAGTGCCGGTGAGGGGCCTTTACTGACGTACCTCAGTGTTGCGCGTTGTTCTCTACATGGCAGGACACTGAGGACACACAGGAACCAGGGATAGTGGTTGAACCGGACATCTAACATCGGAGGAAACCAGTTGGCATGACAAGACTAGTCGATGAACAAATATCGTCTTGTCAGGGATGAGGAACCAGAAAAGAATGTTATTAGTAATATGAATAAGTAATGCGAAGGGTTTGGTGCAGTCTGTAGACAGTGTAGTGTGTAGATTCAGGGATAACTGGTGCATGAATGTAATGGTTGAGTTCGGCTTCGGTAAATAAAAAACGTATCCATGATCTGTTAATGTATAAGTGATGTTAAATACATGATCTGTTAATGTATAAGTGATGTTAAATACATGATCTGTTGATGTACAAGTATGTATAAATAAGGGGCAGTAAATGTAGGGGTGTTGTTGCTGGACCAGTTTAATGTTAATAATGGGAAATTGACCCCAAGATATTGTAGGACAATATTGTTATTGTAAGGTCTTGGTATTGAAGCTAGCGTAGGCAAACTTAGGAAAACCTAGATTAGTACCATTTCTTGACATATCTGTCAAGAAATCGCAGGCCTGTAATAAGCCTGTCCAATCCTGTCAGATCATGGATGGCCTACCTGTCAGTCTACCTACCTATCCGGTGACCTGTGGGGACTCGGCTGTGCTCATGGCACATGACCGGCGTCTTCCACAAGGCATAGTCATGTGTTTTTGGAGAGTAGCTTTGGAGGGAGGTCTGAGGGGAGGCGTGGGAATCTGTTGGTTGGAGACTTTCAAAATCAAGGTTATCCTcgctggtttctccaaattgtCTATTTGATACAAGCTGAGTAATGACTACTAGCCTTCTGCCTTATATTAGGGTCTCTTATTTTGAAGTATTATCACTATAACGTGTCGTGTCATTGGCTGGCACTAAAGGCTGTGATCCCCCTTGTGTTCCAGGAGTGTTCTCTATGGACGAGGACTCGCTGTCCCGCGACTGCGAGCCCTTCTTTGAGTCCGACGGCGAGGAAGAGAGCACCGACGGTATGGGAGCACTATCTTGATCTATAGATATTCAACAGCCatttaagccccccccccccccccccccacacacacacacatagactaaCATTACCGCTAACGTAGCGTGGAAGCTAATCAGGGATGGCTCATGCTGTAAAATAAAGCCATGATattattcatgtgtgtttgtcgagTCATTTCATGACGGGCGCCTGGGTTCACCGGGGTCAGTCGAGGTGGAGGAATGTGCTTAATCTGCTTGTTTGGCCGCCGTTTGCCCAGGGTCCATGAGcgaggaggccccgcccccgccgcgcGGCATGGCGATGGGCCAGGCGTCGTACTCGTCGCGCCAGGCTAACGCCCTGGCCATGGCGCGCTCCCTGCCCGTGTCGGTGCCCGTCTGGGGTTACCGTGGCAACAGGGGTGCTCAAGGAGACGGCAACAGCGGAGAgcgggtgcgtgtgtgggtgtgtgtgtgggtgggtgggtgggtgtggggatggaggtgtgtgtgcgttctccaAAGGATCATGACTTATACGGTCTGATCTGGTATGCTGATGTGCAGTGTTGATCGCACACCTTCTGGTTCTCTGGCTGATCTTTATTGGCTTGTTCCATACTCTCCCTGTTTTCCTGTCTATTTCATtaactctctctttgtctctctgtctctgtctcactgcctctccctctcgctcaaCTTCTGTCTGAATCtcttggtctgtctctctctctcggtctctttctctctctttgggtttctcggtctctctctgtctctctctctttgcgtctctctcgccccctctctctcctgccctctctctcgccctctctctcacctgctctctctctctctgtctccctctctccccttctgtgGGTGTCTCTCGTCCGCCAGGCGGGCTGTCCTGACCTGGAGCACATCGCCGCCAGTATGAAGGCCCTGCTGGCCCCGGGCGCCAACGACGGTACGGAGATGTTCGGGGCGCTGCCTCGACCACGCCTCAACACAGGAGACTTCTCCCTGAAACACTGAtcgggagtggggggagagagaaagcatgGCCGAGGGGAAGGGCAACgagaggagagtgggagggggagtgaggctGAAAAAAGACGGGGTTGAAGGTGGTGTttgttgggggagggaggggtgagggaggggagacgtGGTCATCATTAACCAGCAGACCTGAAGTATATGACTTTTCCAAGTACCtctgtttattttttcactaactaaaaaaaaaaagagagaaaaaaaaaaaactgctatAAGGAACGACTAACTGCAGCCAAAGCTGTCCCAAACACTAACGTCATCGTCCCACACCTTCGTTGTCACTACCTTGCCACCAAATACATGACACAACTGGCATCAGTCCTCGACCTGCCTGATCCTAGATCACTTTTATATGATCTGGTATCTTCGGCTGACGGCGGCCATTTTGGTCCCCACCATGGTAGGGGGTTGAGATTGGGGTTGCAGATCACTACGAGTGGTGTGGGGTGAGGCTTGTGACCTTCACATTACGTGAGCACCGCGGAGGACTTCTGTGCCTCGGAAACCTGACGATTACTTTGTGAATTTCTTGAATGACTGACTGATGGAATGATTGTATATGAGCATGAGACGATGTATTACTGGACTTGGTTGTTCAGAATATAttgctgggagagagagagcgagagagagaaatgggttGCTTGTaacaggaatgtgtctgtgATGTCTCAAATAAAGATTACATGTCCGGTTATGtttaatgttttaaataaaggagcaaaaaatgttttttcatgtcgtgtattttttttaccttcCAACTATATTGCCTACTCATTTTCCATCAAGCGGTGGGGGTCTTCACTAGATAAAAACAGCTTCAGACTGCAGCAGGATTCCATATTTACGGTGCTATATTGCCATCTTACTGCAGATGGCGCCAACGTATTGTCGAATTACAACGACTCAAATAATTGACATATGCCCAATTCACAACTACCAGTTGCATTACAAATAATGGCTTGTAACATTtatctaaaataaataataaaagtaaAGCGAAATTATGTTGTTAATGATGATTCTCATGGAAAATTACTTATTTCAGCGggcaaaaacattttaaattggCCCTCATATTTTTACTTTTCAGCAAATGCACTCTCATTTTCCCCCGATCACCTCGTTGCTACGCTACGCAACATTGGCgggggagttgggggggggggattatcaGAACAGAACGGTAGGAAGATTAAAAGGCCATGCTTAAAGAGAATGAATCGGGGCACCAACAACCAAAGAGTGGGGTTaaccgttagggttagggtaagttgGCTGAGGTTGAAAAATGTACGAAAATTATCTTTATTTTGGTAAAAGTCCGTCGGGCCTCGGCATCTGTTGCTAGCAGTACTGACAGTGCTGCTTCAGCTAGCAGCACCAGAGACCCCATGCTGACTCGGCATTTCTAGATCCTCTTCATTTTCCCAAGATAAAATCAAATGGAGGCCTTAGTTGTAAAACCTCACTCCCCACTGAATCAATACACAATAAGACACACAATAAAACGTCACAGTCTGTTACCTCCGAGGAAGATGACAGTTAAATGGATCAAGATGAAGAAATTGATCTGGTTATAAAGACGCCGCAGGTTTTCCTCCTGCAGCGTTTTTACTTGTTCACTCATGTACCCATGTTTATACCACACAATACGGTTGGCCTACACATCTTTGTTGACCCTCCTGCACACAAGTGGAATGTGATTAGTCTCTCCACGTTGAAGTTCATCCAGCGTCTCTTAGGAGCAGACAATTTGGAGGCCTTCATGCTGATGGCGTGTGAAGAAGGGATCCTAATGAAGCAGGACTCCGACCATGTGGTTTACAGGTTGCAGAGAAAAGTATATGGTAACTACATGAAGGTAAGgcatgtattattatatactgTACTGTGGCTGGCAGTGCTTTTTTCTAGTTTGGTGGAGCTATTGTGTTATTATTTGCTGGggcctaaaacatttttttgtttggttcctgtttccgaccgaccctgtcaatttatgtgcgacccaaattattttatgagctttaatttttttttgatgtaaactataattacgttttggtacagcacctcttcattctgtacaaggatgagcgaattttctcgtttttaaatgaaaacaacctacctatcattcgctgccgctggaaaaaataaaataaaaaaataaaataaattccctacctacccatgacctcaactgacgaccaacaggaaccaacctttttttttttttaggcctgagGCTTAATAAGTCTGGCCTATGTCTTTTTGCCGAATGTGCTTTAATGTACTTGTTGCGTTTATCAACTGTGGGCCTATTAAATTGTGCGCATTGTTGTCGGCATTCATCAGCGATTGTAGTGTGTGTCGGTTACGTGTGTGCTCTGCGTCCCAAAGTTTTGCATTTTAATCAGTCCATGGTTTTATCTAAAGCATTTCATGTTAACAATTGGGGTTGGTGTTGAGTTTTGAAATAGAGCTTTTAGGTCGCAAATGCCAGGGCCATTTTATTTATCCCAGTCCAATCCACTGTCAGCCCTTTCGTGTTTCGAATGATTTTTCTTTCCTAACGATTTGTagtttaaaggggtgatattatgccaccaggtgtgagtgtgattgtcactcaaacacagcttgtaatggctaatcacactcacacctggtggcataatatcggCGCTTTGAAATCACTAGTCAGTAACAGTTATGCAACAATTAGACATTGTTATTTATTGACCAAAACCAATCAacaaatgaacagaaatataAAATTGATCTAAGTCAAACGTGCAAGATTTACAGAAGGCTTACATCTAACAAAAACAGCTAGCTTGCCCATAATGTCTACGATTATTACAATGCGCCGTTAATTACACAGTAGCAATTATTTGATCAGGCATCCTTATGGACATACAGAATAAGCTTTCTTCGTGCATGAGAGAACCTAAAACAAGAATCTCACCCGGTACTATGCACAGATCTTGCGTAACTGTGTAACTTGTTACCAGGACACGAGATACTTTCCTCTTCTATGCTATCTCTCAATTTACAATCCTCGCTCTCTTCGTCCTGTCGCCGAGTTACTGGTCGCTTTTCCGGAGGATGCAATGGGACTTGGTGCCGATCCAGAGCCCGGGAAACGCCTTCTCCGTGAGGGTGGCTTTGTACTTGTGGAGCAGCCTCACCTCCCTCTCGCCTTCTCCTTCCACGATGAAGAACTTGATGATGCCGGC includes these proteins:
- the akt1s1 gene encoding uncharacterized protein akt1s1; protein product: MASITQSSDIDIPDNHKESWQALLSAAEAYCQKTGCDLSILTACKRFLPSAAVEADRTRSGAGAGTLSRKCDFSYNVWGQGALAVAARRYMEDIAVLHSTTMLTAQRHTRPSGLGGVGGAPPRPGAGPVLSAERIPDAGSRAILTGDSGTGAVSPSTKLYSQSYPSIYSSGLAGAVGQAAGLNANGELERSALEEVERARLGSGIGDLEECEEEEEEDEEDLEERRRNLNESAGVFSMDEDSLSRDCEPFFESDGEEESTDGSMSEEAPPPPRGMAMGQASYSSRQANALAMARSLPVSVPVWGYRGNRGAQGDGNSGERAGCPDLEHIAASMKALLAPGANDGTEMFGALPRPRLNTGDFSLKH